A genomic segment from Luteolibacter ambystomatis encodes:
- a CDS encoding glycosyltransferase, whose amino-acid sequence MRIVHAANLQLDKDGAHLWNQDQKIHHGLVRLGHFVYPFSINDRARMLSPFGGKSLGKKPANRALIETCRNVHPDVLLLGHAQYITAETLLEIRRILPEIRIGLWYVDPLWDDEATQHLRDRLQVLDALFCSTGGSLLEALARPNCPAAFIPTAVDAGIECHRAFETAEADFLHDFLFFGRDKGEPARRALLQELERRLPDLKSGIYGCLDRPGIFGWEKEQIIRRSKLALNLSRRADVSLYSSSRIGELMGNGILALTPRGAGLEELYAEDEIVYFDGADELVEKIRHYATHSQERTAIARKGWERNHRDYNGTAVAGFITALTTRDDAWKQAPWAAHVYGA is encoded by the coding sequence ATGCGCATCGTTCACGCCGCCAACCTCCAGCTCGACAAGGATGGCGCCCATCTCTGGAATCAGGATCAGAAGATCCACCACGGCCTCGTGCGGCTGGGGCACTTCGTCTATCCGTTTTCCATCAACGACCGTGCGCGCATGCTCTCTCCCTTCGGAGGGAAATCGCTTGGCAAGAAGCCGGCGAACCGCGCGTTGATCGAGACCTGCCGCAACGTCCACCCGGATGTGCTGTTGCTCGGGCACGCGCAGTACATCACCGCGGAGACCCTGCTGGAGATCCGCCGGATTCTTCCGGAGATCCGCATCGGCCTGTGGTACGTCGATCCGTTGTGGGACGATGAAGCGACGCAACATCTGCGCGATCGCCTGCAGGTGCTCGACGCTCTCTTCTGCTCTACCGGAGGATCATTGTTGGAAGCTCTGGCGCGCCCGAATTGCCCGGCTGCGTTCATCCCCACGGCGGTGGATGCGGGGATTGAATGTCACCGTGCGTTCGAGACGGCGGAAGCGGACTTCCTGCACGACTTTCTTTTCTTCGGCCGCGACAAGGGCGAGCCGGCACGGCGCGCATTGCTCCAGGAACTGGAGCGCCGTTTGCCCGATCTCAAGAGCGGCATCTATGGCTGCCTTGACCGGCCCGGCATCTTCGGCTGGGAGAAGGAACAGATCATCCGGCGCTCCAAGCTGGCGCTGAACCTTTCCCGGCGAGCCGATGTTTCACTGTATTCGTCCTCACGCATCGGCGAACTGATGGGAAATGGCATCCTTGCTCTGACACCGCGCGGCGCGGGGTTGGAGGAACTTTATGCCGAGGATGAGATCGTTTACTTCGACGGTGCCGACGAACTGGTGGAGAAGATCCGCCATTACGCCACGCATTCGCAGGAACGCACCGCCATCGCCCGCAAAGGGTGGGAGCGCAACCACCGCGATTACAACGGAACGGCGGTGGCGGGATTCATCACCGCGCTTACCACGCGGGATGATGCATGGAAACAAGCGCCATGGGCGGCGCATGTGTACGGGGCCTGA
- a CDS encoding sulfite reductase subunit alpha, which translates to MTIPVIPEDAPFTPEQRAWLNDFLGKFFAGAGAPSGPAVPVTVLFGSQTGNAEGLAKKLVKTLKKGNFEPEVHDLGAYDRSRLATEKNVLVITSTYGDGEPPDNAADFHGWFLGESAPRLEGLSFSVLALGDTNYPDFCKCGIEFDTRFEQLGAKRLFPRVDSDVDYDAPFKQWSDGVLGVLSPAGGASAPVNGAAAAEVEAGYSKKNPFPSAILSNFNLNGGGDKETHHIELSLDGSGLEYEVGDALGVFPRNPEPVVDEILANLPFKGGTVALASGEEVPLREALISHYDIGTLNKSIVQKWQARSGSPFLRSLVAADDKKAWDDFCWGRDLIDLVVDHPADFTDAEEFVSVLKKLQPRLYSIASSPKAHPGEVHLCVGIVRYNTFGRKRGGICSTFLSDRSKGLQPGVFVHSNNAFRLPANGETPVIMVGPGTGIAPFRAFLEERKATNAKGANWLFFGNPYSATDFLYQDELKAFQQDGTLGRLDVAWSRDQKEKVYVQNLMVQQGAEIWQWFQNGAAFYVCGDATRMAKDVDAALHTIAEQHGGLSKEDAAAFVSQLKKDKRYLRDVY; encoded by the coding sequence CGCGTGGTTGAACGACTTCCTCGGCAAGTTCTTCGCCGGTGCCGGTGCTCCGAGCGGCCCGGCGGTGCCTGTCACCGTGCTTTTCGGTTCCCAAACCGGCAATGCCGAAGGCCTCGCCAAGAAACTGGTCAAAACTCTCAAGAAGGGGAATTTCGAGCCGGAGGTCCACGATCTCGGTGCCTACGACCGCAGCCGCCTGGCCACGGAGAAGAACGTGCTCGTCATCACCTCCACCTACGGCGATGGCGAACCGCCGGACAATGCCGCGGATTTCCACGGCTGGTTCCTCGGCGAAAGCGCCCCGCGTTTGGAAGGCCTGAGCTTCTCCGTGCTCGCGCTGGGTGACACGAACTACCCGGACTTTTGCAAGTGCGGCATCGAGTTCGATACCCGCTTCGAGCAACTCGGCGCGAAGCGTCTGTTCCCGCGTGTCGACAGCGATGTCGACTACGACGCACCCTTCAAGCAGTGGTCCGATGGCGTGCTCGGCGTGCTGTCTCCCGCTGGCGGTGCCTCCGCTCCGGTCAATGGCGCGGCCGCCGCCGAAGTGGAAGCCGGATACTCGAAGAAGAATCCCTTCCCCTCCGCCATCCTCTCGAATTTCAATCTCAATGGTGGTGGCGACAAGGAGACCCACCACATCGAGCTTTCCCTCGATGGTTCCGGCCTCGAATACGAAGTCGGCGATGCTCTCGGCGTTTTCCCGCGCAATCCGGAGCCGGTGGTGGATGAAATCCTCGCCAATCTGCCGTTCAAGGGCGGCACCGTGGCACTCGCCAGCGGTGAGGAGGTCCCTCTCCGCGAGGCCCTCATCAGCCACTACGACATCGGCACGCTCAACAAGTCCATTGTCCAGAAGTGGCAGGCCCGCAGCGGCTCGCCGTTCCTGCGTTCGCTGGTCGCCGCCGATGACAAGAAGGCCTGGGACGATTTCTGCTGGGGCCGCGACCTGATCGATCTTGTGGTCGACCATCCGGCGGACTTCACCGATGCGGAGGAATTCGTGTCGGTGCTCAAGAAGCTCCAGCCACGCCTCTACTCGATCGCTTCCAGCCCGAAGGCTCATCCCGGCGAGGTGCATCTCTGCGTCGGTATCGTCCGTTACAATACCTTCGGCCGGAAGCGCGGCGGCATCTGCTCGACCTTCCTCTCGGATCGCTCGAAGGGCCTCCAGCCCGGCGTGTTCGTCCATTCGAACAACGCCTTCCGTCTGCCTGCCAATGGCGAGACTCCGGTCATTATGGTCGGCCCCGGTACCGGCATCGCACCGTTCCGTGCATTCCTTGAAGAACGCAAGGCCACCAATGCCAAGGGCGCGAACTGGCTGTTCTTCGGCAATCCCTACAGCGCCACCGATTTCCTCTATCAGGATGAACTGAAGGCCTTCCAGCAGGATGGCACGCTCGGTCGCCTCGATGTCGCATGGTCGCGCGACCAGAAGGAGAAGGTGTATGTCCAGAATCTCATGGTCCAGCAGGGCGCGGAGATCTGGCAGTGGTTCCAGAACGGAGCCGCTTTCTACGTCTGCGGTGATGCCACCCGCATGGCGAAGGACGTCGATGCCGCCCTCCACACCATCGCCGAGCAGCACGGCGGTCTTTCCAAAGAAGACGCTGCGGCGTTCGTGAGCCAGCTCAAGAAGGACAAGCGCTACCTGCGCGACGTCTATTGA